The Plasmodium brasilianum strain Bolivian I chromosome 14, whole genome shotgun sequence genome contains a region encoding:
- a CDS encoding GPCR-like receptor SR25 encodes MAKRHKLKITILPIFFFILFTGIHTVFTALNRNDWLKFYTSCAGSGQVKWELLCVLTILNSMFLLLNMNYKENINNLNNKKNETSDINDDLINVDMNEFSNNEKDESSDESEREKKYNKLRIRYLYSISNSRVCYYSMWILCYYLIYFLCFLSFLYGIRIFNNNLINIYTIRTCKIDNLENYILSENTFISLYWAIINFNVFMSKYTDSFYISNYIKLNIEFRTGKKKLLFFLNYFYQILLLSYAIYKNVSLYNKGLYNLNQICYYDKQIKAK; translated from the exons ATGGCTAAAAGGCATAAATTGAAGATTACTATTTtgcctatttttttttttatattatttacggGGATTCACACTGTTTTCACAGCATTAAACAGGAATGATT GGTTAAAATTTTACACTAGCTGCGCAGGGTCAGGTCAGGTAAAATGGGAACTACTATGCGTTTTAACCATCTTGAACagtatgtttttattattaaatatgaattacaaagaaaatataaataatttaaataacaaGAAGAATGAAACAAGTGACATAAATGatgatttaataaatgtagaCATGAATGAGTTTAGTAATAATGAGAAAGATGAGAGTAGCGATGAAAGTGAAAGAgagaaaaagtataataaattaaggaTAAGATACTTATACAGTATAAGCAATTCAAGAGTTTGTTATTATAGTATGTGgatattatgttattatttaatatactttttatgctttttaagttttttataTGGAATAAGAATAttcaataataatttaattaatatatatacaataagaACATGTAAAATTGACaatttagaaaattatatattatcagaaaatacatttatcaGTTTGTACTGGgcaattattaattttaatgtatttatgAGTAAATATACAGATTCCTTTTATATTTCgaattacataaaattgaACATAGAATTTAGAACAGGGAAAAAGAagttgcttttttttttaaattatttttatcaaatattgttattaaGTTATgctatttataaaaatgtttcgttatataataaaggaCTATATAATTTGAATCAAATA tgttattatgataaacaaattaaggcaaaataa
- a CDS encoding palmitoyltransferase DHHC8 — protein sequence MFQTKEARAPFLLPLYKVYESNNVFLCQGKVITGPNILLFFLTTTAFCDPGIIPKKSYVDLSLPKGRTAFTTVKINGTVIKNYWCVHCNHFKEPRSKHCYVCNNCVTRFDHHCVWLGNCSLSIKEYQSLTLGSIFYIMFEYPHIALYIIYTVPSSLLLINLFIYHLKMILSNKTTYEDIQGLYVQHNPFNEGKLLNLKKFLFTPVNKG from the exons ATGTTTCAAACAAAGGAAGCTAGGGCTCCATTCCTTTTACCGTTATACAAAG tttacgAAAGCAACAACGTTTTTTTATGTCAAGGAAAAGTCATTACAGGGCCAAACATAC tTTTATTCTTCTTAACAACAACAGCATTTTGTGATCCTGGGat TATTCCAAAAAAGAGTTATGTTGACTTATCCCTACCGAAGGGAAGAA cTGCATTCACGactgtaaaaataaatggcacagttataaaaaattattggtGTG TTCACTGTAATCATTTTAAGGAACCAAGAAGTAAGCACTGTTATGTATGTAACAATTGTGTTACTAGGTTTGATCATCATTGCGTTTG GCTAGGAAATTGC AGTTTGAGTATTAAGGAATATCAGAGCTTAACATTAGgatcaattttttatataatgtttGAATATCCGCatat tgcactttatattatttataccgTACCATCATCCCTATTGTTaatcaatttatttatttatcatttaaaaatgatactCAGTAATAAAACAACATATGAGGACATTCAAGGTTTATACGTGCAGCACAATCCCTTTAATGAgg GAAAGTTATTAAATTTGAAGAAGTTTCTTTTTACACCTGTTAACAAAGGgtaa
- a CDS encoding 3 prime: MENLEYLEENNENSNFSDDKNEEGNENSNSSFSDDKNTNSGTNMHKTLVTKKSFLQNVLAHSKSNSSEVDSEQLDHIKEKESKLKDLSRNDSICKNVVKKKNSNLKNLSDNNNNIYKELKIKTNELSRQDNNTSEEDKLSLTNNFLDTYNDKEICNNSNNNKNYLKKDDSSINWSTSNINTDSNSDFSKVEVKILENKKEEIERKGIGENSENLSNTKNKNGPEYNQILNDIKQKKLKEINIDDIIGKEKNESAPLKSKRSISFMKNVEDNNLKNIKIERNKENPLIMNKFKRNSTYDNNEKKFSNLRNNANRYASANTSFVANASTNTNMFFHSPSGSYGNIKLSGGNVMIKNERIFGINKNLKKVFEQFFYEIWKQNIIINKEFYTSNNKNGLNPYKSNFSESCLNQSNEKELVTRIPLKFKDETLETLYVLNLNNWISSRMIIIGIIMLILCFFIWFLFTWSFKSNAWQKDSYVVLLFHALMVLNTIVLIFFIIVGSSELSKYAELMSYILFGVMVSMWGLWNIGISLTLNENITSKAIPSLSSAAETIYALTFFCGLLPLVIMDVLIPSRTKYNWFIHLIFIVLNSTSIILVCTANPAFMPAVYVIFRVIEYIMLCVLLYMGCYTSELQIRYVFYNLLITGYKLDKVESDMNKNNKSNKEKVSTAIEDLILMIKECTKVILEIESENDVNFNVLSKTSYCTNILEQCLSTLTKTDNLYNIDYGAFDKLENKKFIEAYVSKTKSNYLADQNDRVDFKLNKSFSNNDCICVDKVDIDKKEIKKFLKEIDIPHVTNMIQLIDNKILSQWDFSCLSYFEKSNYPFFDINLSLMFTIEHDIPINSIINFLSFVEKQYNNVPYHNTIHATMVTQKFFCLSKKLGIYDHMEYKIKLVMFISGICHDIGHPGYNNLFFVNSLHPLSIIYNDISVLENYHASITFKILQLNQCNLLKSFSEKDFRLIRLCIIELILSTDMKHHFEIISKFRIRRENEDFDYIKNNDDLLVLIKMIIKSADISHGSVKWNEHYKWCQRVLCEFYSQGDEEIKNKMPLSPLCDRTKHNEVCQSQITFLKFVVMPLFEELTYINDNKFIRNFCLKRLHSNCLMWDKFMKEGKVIKVYDSSNENKRDKMKKRMDKRKKSYIDLTLFFIKSISD; the protein is encoded by the exons ATGGAGAATCTAGAATATTTAGAAGAGAACAATGAGAATTCTAACTTCAgtgatgataaaaatgaggAAGGTAATGAAAATTCGAATAGCAGCTTTTCAGATGACAAGAATACTAATTCTGGCacaaatatgcataaaaCTTTAGTAACTAAAAAAAGTTTTCTACAAAATGTATTAGCACACTCAAAAAGTAACAGTAGTGAAGTAGATAGTGAGCAATTAGAccatattaaagaaaaagaaagcaaATTAAAAGATTTAAGCAGAAATGATAGTATCTGCAAAAatgtagtaaaaaaaaaaaatagtaatttaaaaaatttaagtgacaacaataataatatatataaagagttaaaaataaaaacaaatgagCTAAGCAGACAGGATAATAACACAAGTGAAGAAGATAAATTATCATTAACTAACAATTTCCTAGACACATATaatgataaagaaatatgtaataatagtaataataacaaaaattaccTTAAAAAAGATGATAGCTCAATTAATTGGAGCAcaagtaatataaatacagaTAGTAACTCTGATTTTTCAAAGGTTGAAGTTAAGATATTAGAAAATAAGAAGGAAGAAATTGAAAGAAAGGGAATAGGAGAAAATTCTGAGAATTTATCaaatacgaaaaataaaaatggacCTGAATATAACCAAATTTTAAATgacataaaacaaaagaaactAAAAGAGATAAATATAGATGATATTATAggtaaggaaaaaaatgaaagtgcCCCTTTAAAATCAAAACGTTCTATaagttttatgaaaaatgtagaagataataatttaaaaaatataaaaatagaaaggaATAAAGAAAATCCATTAATAATGAACAAATTTAAGAGAAATAGTACTTAcgataataatgaaaaaaagtttaGCAACTTAAGAAATAATGCAAATAGATATGCAAGTGCAAATACTAGCTTTGTTGCAAATGCAAGCACAAATACGaatatgttttttcattCACCAAGTGGATCCTATGGAAATATTAAACTCTCAGGTGGTAATGTAATGatcaaaaatgaaagaatttTTGGTATAAATAAGAATTTAAAGAAAGTATTTgagcaatttttttatgaaatatggaagcaaaatataataataaataaggaaTTTTATACATCAAATAATAAGAATGGATTAAATCCATATAAGAGTAATTTTTCGGAGAGTTGTTTAAATCAGTCCAATGAAAAAGAGTTAGTAACACGAATacctttaaaatttaaagatGAAACGTTAGAAACATTGTATGTGTTAAATTTAAACAATTGGATATCTTCGAGGATGATAATAATAGGaataattatgttaattttatgtttttttatatggtTTTTATTTACCTGGTCCTTTAAATCAAATGCATGGCAAAAAGACAGTTATGTAGTTTTATTGTTTCATGCTTTAATGGTTTTAAATACTattgtattaatattttttataattgttgGATCGTCTGAATTAAGTAAATATGCAGAACTTATGTCCTATATTTTGTTTGGTGTCATGGTAAGTATGTGGGGATTGTGGAATATAGGTATTAGTCTAACGTTGAATGAAAACATAACTTCAAAAGCAATACCTTCTTTGTCATCAGCAGCTGAAACTATATATGCCCTTACCTTCTTTTGTGGATTACTCCCTCTAGTAATCATGGATGTGCTCATTCCTTCCAG aacaaaatataactGGTTTATCCACCTAATATTTATAGTGCTAAATTCGACTAGCATAATATTAGTTTGCACCGCGAACCCTGCGTTTATGCCTGCCGTATAtgt gaTTTTTCGAGTTATCGAATACATAATGCTGTGTGTACTTCTGTATATGGGTTGTTATACATCAGAATTGCAAATTCGTTACGTTTTTTATAACTTACTg ATAACTGGATACAAATTAGACAAAGTAGAATCGGACATgaacaaaaataacaaaagtaataaagaaaaagtttCAACAGCAATTGAAGATTTGATTCTGATGATAAAAGag TGCACAAAAGTCATTTTAGAAATAGAAAGTGAAAATGATGTAAATTTTAATGTGCTTAGTAAAACTTCTTACTGTACTAATATTTTAGAACAGTGCTTATCAACATTAACAAAAACAGACAATCTTTATAATATTGACTACGGTGCTTTCGATAAACTTGAG AACAAGAAATTTATAGAAGCATATGTAAGTAAGACTAAGAGCAATTATTTAGCGGATCAGAATGATCGTGTtgattttaaattaaataaatccTTTTCGAATAATGATTGTATATGTGTTGATAAGGTAGATATAGACAAAAAAGAGattaagaaatttttaaaggaaATAGACATTCCTCACGTAACAAATATGATTCAACTAATAGATAACAAAATTTTGTCTCAATGGGACTTCAGTTGTTTGagttattttgaaaaatcaaattatcctttttttgatattaatCTATCGCTGATGTTTACTATTGAACACGATATTCCAATTAATTCAATCATCAATTTTTTATCCTTTGTTGAAAAACAGTACAACAATGTGCCATACCATAATACTATACATGCTACCATG gTAACACagaaatttttttgcttGAGTAAGAAATTAGGCATTTATGATCACatggaatataaaataaaattagttaTGTTCATATCAGGGATTTGTCATGATATAGGTCATCCGggttataataatttgttttttgttaataGTCTACATCCAttaagtattatttataatgatATCAGTGTCTTGGAAAATTATCATGCATCtataacatttaaaattttacaacTAAATCAATGCAACCTTTTAAAATCATTTTCGGAGAAG GACTTTCGCTTAATACGATTGTGTATTATTGAGTTAATTCTGAGTACCGATATGAAGCATCATTTTGAGATTATTTCGAAATTTAGAATAAGAAGAGAGAACGAAGATTTtgattatataaagaataacgACGATTTATTAGTGCTAATCaaaatgattataaaaaGCGCAGATATATCTCATGGATCTGTTAAATGGAATGAACACTATAAATGGTGTCAGAGAGTACTGTGTGAATTCTATTCTCAAGGAGATGaagagataaaaaataaaatgcctTTATCACCTTTATGCGATAGAACAAAGCATAATGAAGTTTGTCAATCTCAAAttacctttttaaaatttgttgTTATGCCTCTATTTGAagaattaacatatataaatgacaATAAATTCATAAG gaatttttgtttaaaaagaCTACACAGCAACTGCCTTATGTGGGATAAATTTATGAAAGAAGGTAAAGTAATCAAAGTTTACGATTCATCTAATGAGAACAAAAgagataaaatgaaaaaaagaatggacaaaagaaaaaaaagttatatcgATTTGAcgctattttttataaagagTATTTCTGATTAA
- a CDS encoding hypothetical protein (conserved Plasmodium protein), which yields MDLPKVEAAFLIYNLEYYALINHEKLYTIKELNKKINKYAQVILSSNYKHVNNFSYTTEILHYFYKITEYYFMKYFNSTIIDSTFFFKCINDIKNRSFDIVQNDEMKKQFNLDENKGTQKSENLTENLGENLENKKVGNYSFNCKVLHSFVENLKRICSENRKHAININEIKRREEKREKSNSRNNISNNNNNGINSETHTRKAKKTNETKHSEEHTKFHKRFYYELCEINGSHNNEKNRMIYITKIFRKIINRKKVRQFICENEKRVKKNNLKFFLNLSLGIFIYLYIYKYIKKNYKKIEFFIFLNNLQNIRKIYLNNMPYIEKRQLCNFIKYIKLLNIQMFQYVYISFFVNIYKYANLIYNVTLLTLFNYFKHIYENNIEKKKGLQKNENQIIDTNDNMCKSFLKIDDTKCKEINNDSKNYVEVDENFSNKIILSKEKNIQIKEEQIMSSERGKGINTNTYECLNKIIDNNDSILSSDLNKKKGENVTSGINENTCNKIDDNTSPSNGKQNHNSFYSIENKREQTNEIIFDCYIYVFILFTYIRKTRNRMKSKMIKIQNNIKKMISIFVKIYYINQKEKKEKEEEVGVEEEEGKVEEEVGVEEKEGKVEEEEEAVEERKKSLRKYIGNKKHVRTNFDESSCKASHNIVNSLPSLYFNYIELSKYYKSCIKINYEIMNLVHKFHLLLKHFYKYLPVLNINKENCIIYNYYNKCYIYNENIKKKEDTDKVIPRKDIYEKRKKKETTFNIFKNVTDYELDFFYFNEKEHDEKEIIHDLVQNNEVELFEHVFDEGAKNEFANCQSSQSCTEQQDAQERENSDNGLSSDEMEYSKKLFLYYLNNNLEMCLINLVDKDEFSSANDEAQNGGNTLTTSYTKTKNLSFLKSTSILQYLNNNKNTYNKIIEIIHQFYNNPSHTLKNCIKDLNIYDKNILEIYDDNIFDLYYKFKNEATFETEESIKNKKLLEVKIFLDYEKLHTKRTVETQTPISFFKKDKLIQIAKDEEVSTIAERSIQTKKITNPIFYLKDIYD from the coding sequence ATGGACTTGCCAAAGGTAGAGGCCGcgtttttaatttataatctTGAATACTATGCGCTAATAAAtcatgaaaaattatatactattaaagaactaaataaaaaaattaacaagtATGCACAGGTTATTTTAAGCAGTAATTATAaacatgtaaataatttttcatacaCAACTGAAATACTTCACTATTTTTACAAGATAacagaatattattttatgaagtATTTCAATAGTACTATTATTGATTCCACCTTCTTTTTCAAATGCATTAAtgacataaaaaatagatcATTTGATATTGTtcaaaatgatgaaatgaaaaaacaatttaatttagatgaaaataaaggCACACAGAAAAGTGAAAACTTAACAGAAAATCTCGGAGAAAACCTGGAGAATAAAAAGGTAGgcaattattcttttaattgcAAAGTTTTACATAGTTTtgttgaaaatttaaaaagaatatgtaGTGAAAATAGGAAGCATGCTATTAAtataaacgaaataaaaagaagagaggagaaaagagaaaaaagtaatagtagaaataatataagcaacaacaacaataatgGTATCAATAGTGAAACACACACTAGGAAAgctaaaaaaacaaatgaaacAAAACATTCCGAAGAACATACTAAATTTCACAAAAGGTTTTATTACGAATTATGTGAAATTAACGGTAGccataataatgaaaaaaatcgAATGATTTATATCACCAAAATTTTTcgcaaaataattaatagaaaaaaagttaGACAGTTTATatgtgaaaatgaaaaaagagtaaaaaagaataatttaaaattctttttaaactTATCTTTgggtatatttatatatctttacatttataaatacataaaaaaaaattataaaaaaattgagttttttatatttttaaataatctgcaaaatattagaaaaatatatcttaatAATATGCCTTACATTGAAAAGCGCCAGTTGTGTAacttcattaaatatataaagctTCTGAATATTCAAATGTTTCAATATGTGTATATCTCATTTTTtgtgaatatatacaaatatgctaacttaatatataatgtaacgCTTCTAacactttttaattattttaagcacatatatgaaaacaacatagagaaaaaaaagggtttGCAAAAGAATGAAAATCAAATAATAGACACAAATGATAATATGTGTAAAAGTTTTTTGAAAATAGATGATACAAAATGTAAGGAGATCAATAATGatagtaaaaattatgtagaggtagatgaaaattttagtaataaaattattttatcaaaagaaaaaaatatacaaataaaggAAGAGCAAATAATGTCAAGCGAACGCGGAAAAGGTATTAATACAAACACATATGAATGccttaataaaattattgacAACAATGATAGTATACTTTCAAGTGAtctgaataaaaaaaaaggggaaaatgtGACAAGTGGAATTAATGAGAATACTTGTAACAAAATTGATGATAATACTTCACCTTCGAATGGGAAACAAAATCACAACTCCTTTTATTccatagaaaataaaagagaacAAACAAATGAAATCATTTTTGATTGCTATATATAcgtttttatactttttacgTACATAAGAAAGACTAGAAATAGGATGAAATCCAAAATgattaaaatacaaaataacattaaaaaaatgattagtatatttgttaaaatatattatataaaccaaaaagaaaaaaaagaaaaagaagaagaagtaggagtagaagaagaagaaggaaAAGTTGAAGAAGAAGTAGGagtagaagaaaaagaaggaaaagttgaagaagaagaagaagcagtagaagaaagaaaaaagtcattaagaaaatatataggGAACAAAAAACATGTTCGTACTAACTTCGATGAAAGTAGTTGTAAAGCTAGTCATAATATAGTCAATTCGTTGCCTTCTTTATACTTTAATTACATAGAATTAagtaaatattacaaaagttgtataaaaataaattacgaAATTATGAATTTAGTCCATAAGTTCCATTTActattaaaacatttttataaatacctccctgttttaaatataaataaggagaattgtattatatataattactataataaatgttatatatataatgaaaatatcaaaaaaaaagaagatacaGATAAAGTAATCCCAAGGAAAGACATAtatgaaaagagaaaaaagaaggaaacaacttttaatatatttaaaaatgttacgGATTATGAAttagattttttttattttaatgaaaaggaacatgatgaaaaagaaataatacaCGACTTAgtacaaaataatgaagtAGAGCTTTTTGAACATGTATTTGATGAAGGGGCTAAAAATGAATTCGCGAATTGTCAATCATCACAGAGTTGCACAGAACAACAGGACGCACAAGAGAGGGAAAATTCAGACAACGGCTTGAGTAGTGATGAAATGGAATAttcgaaaaaattatttttatattacctTAACAACAATTTAGAGATGTGTTTAATCAATTTGGTAGATAAAGATGAATTTTCCTCCGCAAATGATGAAGCACAAAATGGTGGAAATACATTAACAACATCGTACACTAAAACTAAAAATTTGTCGTTTCTCAAAAGCACTTCTATTTTACAGtatttgaataataataaaaatacgtataacaaaataattgaGATAATCCATCAATTTTATAACAATCCATCACATACCCtcaaaaattgtataaaagatctaaatatatatgataaaaatatactagaaatatatgatgataatatttttgatttatattataaatttaaaaatgaagcTACATTTGAAACTGAAGAAtcgataaaaaataaaaagctgttggaagtaaaaatatttttagattatgaaaaattacataCAAAAAGAACCGTTGAAACACAAACacctatttctttttttaaaaaagataaattaatacaaatTGCAAAAGATGAAGAAGTTTCCACAATAGCAGAACGAAGTATTCAAACAAAAAAGATTACTAATCCaattttttatctaaaaGATATATACGATTAA
- a CDS encoding cGMP-specific 3 prime encodes MIDHSKEKCNKNDAFRKAFSLFSYPSNEEERVIKFWPLKFKDNEEEFIYFINLYDNIYKKKLFILISHLSSLLFIYSSYGVHGYLYYLLIFLFDNSNTMQNMLLLHFRRVVLHDEDSNFFRLLHYYSEELYPNRQVSSSFVGSIFIFIIRYIIEIQRRLAFHNWNKQSKQIIKLKINLREQKERSSVTNIEEIYNIINDSIGDYYNLNTSPREKNICIVNNLEKILNILKEDNLFSPDLKTINKKNYNHIYGYMMDIKKIKQRLIHKGTYKEEGTVEGTEECKEECAEEFKEESETESMIESLSEVRSKGKLDLQSKASSKKGEHKSFISNFDINMHPEELDIDICNTKFLNTGAPNEDIFIHIGKYLLHKYYTASENIPNETLYSLLYEMKRGYNNVPYHNCIHAAMVTQHCNILINNLDTANILRDNEMAAFLVAALGHDIGHFGRTNIFLKNCSNFLSVIYNDKSILENYHCSFLFHILLKEENNIFKKEDSKSLLNLRQQIIELILATDMSKHIKILAQFRIKSIKTKSYIEKNIILCLKMIIKAADLSHNCVDWGEHYLWVKRLVNEFYYEGDEQLERGYQINPLFDRNSHNNFIQIQRTFLKELVYPLITSLKTLDRSTITQVMMDKVKRNYSKWTKIEKSDTRKKKYLSELLNNIPDSWKTPYKPNLTIYQLQKCKYNS; translated from the exons atgaTAGATCAtagtaaagaaaaatgtaataaaaatgatgcaTTTAGAAAAGCTTTCTCTCTTTTCTCTTATCCTAGCAATGAAGAAGAAAGGGTCATCAAATTCTGGCCTTTGAAATTTAAAGATAATGAAGAAGAGTTCATATACTTTATTAATctatatgataatatttataagaaaaaactttttattttgatttctCATTTAAGCTCCCTCTTATTTAT ATATTCGTCCTATGGTGTTCAtggatatttatattatttactgAT TTTTCTATTTGATAACAGTAATACCATGCAG AATATGTTACTCCTACATTTTCGACGTGTTGTTCTTCATGATGAAGATAGCAATTTTTTCCGTTTACTACATTATTACAGTGAAGAATTATATCCTAACAGACaagtat CGTCATCATTTGTAGgtagtatttttatatttataataagatACATCATTGAAATTCAAAGAAGATTAGCTTTTCATAATTGGAATAAACAATCAAAACagattattaaattaaagatAAACCTAAGGGAACAGAAGGAAAGGTCATCAGTGACTAATATTGAAGAAATTTACAACATAATTAACGAc tCCATTGGAGattattacaatttaaatacaagtccaagagaaaaaaatatttgtatcgtcaataatttagaaaaaattttaaatattctaaaGGAGGATAATTTGTTCTCTCCTGATTTGAAAACcataaacaaaaaa aattataatcatatatatggGTATATGATGGATATTAAGAAGATTAAACAGAGATTAATTCATAAGGGAACATATAAGGAGGAAGGAACCGTAGAAGGAACGGAGGAATGTAAAGAAGAATGTGCTGAAGAATTTAAGGAAGAATCGGAAACAGAATCGATGATTGAATCATTATCAGAAGTACGGTCTAAGGGTAAATTAGATTTACAATCTAAAGCTTCTTCAAAAAAGGGCGAGCATAAAAGTTTCATAAGTAACTTTGACATAAACAtg catCCTGAAGAATTAGATATAGACATATGCAACACAAAATTTCTAAACACAGGCGCACCTAATgaagatatttttattcatataggaaaatatttattacacaAATATTACACGGCTAGCGAAAACATACCAAATGAAACATTATATTCACTGCTTTATGAAATGAAAAGGGGATATAACAATGTTCCTTATCATAATTGTATTCATGCAGCTATg GTAACACAACACTGTAATATTCTAATCAATAATTTGGACACAGCGAATATATTACGAGATAACGAAATGGCTGCTTTTTTGGTAGCTGCTTTGGGCCACGATATAGGACACTTTGGGagaacaaatatttttcttaaaaactGCTCAAACTTTTTGAGCGTAATTTATAATGATAAATCAATTTTAGAGAATTATCactgttcttttttatttcatatattacttaaagaagaaaataacatttttaaaaaagaggaTTCAAAAAGTCTATTAAACCTGAGGCAACAAATAATTGAACTAATCTTAGCAACTGATATGAGtaagcatataaaaatattagctCAATTTCGGATTAAGTCTATTAAAACCAAATCAtacatagaaaaaaatattattttatgtttaaagATGATTATAAAAGCTGCTGACTTATCTCATAATTGTGTTGACTGGGGGGAGCATTATTTATGGGTTAAAAGATTAgtaaatgaattttattatgaGGGAGATGAACAATTGGAAAGAGGATATCAAATTAACCCCCTATTTGATAGGAATtctcataataattttatacaaattCAAAGAACATTTCTAAAAGAATTAGTTTATCCTTTAATAACTTCTCTTAAAACTCTTGACAGAAGCACCATTACACAAGTTATGATGGACAAagttaaaagaaattattctAAATGgacaaaaatagaaaaaagcgatacaagaaaaaaaaaatatttaagtgaactgttaaataatattccCGATTCATGGAAAACTCCCTATAAACCAAATTTAACCATTTATCAACTGcagaaatgtaaatataattcttga